From the Mycoplasmatota bacterium genome, one window contains:
- a CDS encoding beta-galactosidase, with product MIEIKNQCVSIDGEPVILKGAEFHYFRNDARNWESILNKIKACHINLVSTYIPWMWHEPIEGKIDLTGKRRPETNLAAFFQAVKDAGMYLLVRPGPYIMSETINSGVPMWVNEKYPEVISRKANGEFSPSQVANYLHPKFVELTTKWYQAVCQVIKQYSVENGGNIIMFQLDNEVGMLQWVTNQPDLSDEALDRFSLYLGEKFSTIEKLNKYLDLDLTQFSDVANYIKSPVERSCLKLHELFGYFLREDYANYIKSLKGLAIQNGCNMPFIVNVHGFDQHDYSKRGKQYPIGLSQLYEIRKIEGCLYAGDYYIGNIVPDNYYDVVLANEFTKAIQPKEQPLFSAEFQGGFQYGIPKLQPTTYDLKTRLCFANGMNAINYYMFVGGYNDEGIGLLAPRHDWQAPISSDGSLKIQYHYIHDLMKVFKAYESELIKTKPRHSVCLGFNPDYYMTEFDNQYTKPRKDMLVNYRNDFLYEGVGKAIVNQNIYPKGIDLLSSDLSKEKQLIVFSTEYMNQSIQLKLIEFIKSGGSLFIYPQIPTKDMNGEVCTYLKDYLDIEIVDKEWWKLTNILDYKEVNVAFTEHYQVNDDWKELGSNESSNYPHTCLKKIGKGQVLIFGCAMKNDYAYKDDIIKRLLEYIQVYPLSEVDEWVTINIREDKDTLLFFINNLDEYDKTICIKELANHPIHIPMRKGLILPKQMKITDEITILYSTLEIKEKKIEDKKCTIEFGSENKNGFVKLEILNPDLNISSIGFDLIKKNDQTILYKIKENSKNLTIIIG from the coding sequence ATGATAGAGATTAAAAATCAGTGCGTATCTATTGATGGAGAACCTGTTATATTAAAGGGTGCTGAATTTCATTATTTTAGAAACGATGCTAGGAATTGGGAATCAATTTTAAATAAAATAAAAGCTTGTCACATAAATCTTGTTAGTACTTATATTCCATGGATGTGGCATGAACCTATTGAAGGAAAAATTGATTTAACCGGAAAACGTCGACCAGAAACTAATTTAGCTGCTTTTTTTCAAGCGGTTAAAGATGCTGGGATGTATTTACTCGTTCGACCAGGACCTTATATTATGTCAGAAACGATTAATTCCGGTGTTCCCATGTGGGTAAATGAGAAGTACCCAGAAGTGATTTCTAGAAAAGCAAATGGTGAGTTTTCACCTAGTCAAGTGGCAAATTATTTGCATCCTAAATTTGTTGAATTAACAACTAAGTGGTATCAAGCGGTTTGTCAGGTGATAAAACAATATAGTGTTGAAAATGGTGGTAATATCATCATGTTCCAATTAGATAATGAAGTTGGGATGTTACAATGGGTAACTAATCAACCAGATTTAAGTGATGAAGCCCTAGATCGGTTTAGCTTATACTTAGGAGAAAAGTTTAGTACCATTGAAAAGTTAAATAAATATTTAGATTTAGATTTAACACAATTTTCAGATGTTGCTAACTATATAAAATCACCTGTTGAAAGAAGTTGTTTAAAACTTCATGAATTGTTTGGTTATTTCTTGCGTGAAGATTATGCAAATTATATAAAATCCTTAAAAGGATTGGCTATTCAAAATGGATGTAATATGCCTTTTATCGTAAATGTTCATGGATTTGACCAACATGATTATTCAAAAAGAGGAAAACAATATCCTATTGGTCTATCTCAACTGTATGAGATAAGAAAAATTGAAGGTTGTCTTTATGCAGGGGATTATTATATAGGAAATATTGTTCCAGATAATTATTATGATGTTGTTTTGGCTAATGAATTTACAAAAGCGATTCAACCTAAAGAACAACCGCTATTCTCAGCTGAATTTCAAGGTGGATTTCAATATGGAATACCTAAATTACAGCCGACTACATACGATTTAAAAACAAGATTATGCTTCGCAAATGGTATGAATGCGATAAATTATTACATGTTTGTTGGTGGATATAATGATGAAGGGATTGGATTACTTGCCCCAAGACATGATTGGCAAGCGCCTATTTCAAGTGATGGAAGTTTAAAAATCCAGTATCATTATATTCATGACTTAATGAAAGTATTTAAAGCATATGAATCAGAATTAATTAAAACAAAACCACGTCACTCTGTTTGTTTAGGATTTAATCCTGACTATTATATGACTGAATTTGATAATCAATATACAAAACCTCGTAAAGACATGCTAGTGAATTATAGAAATGATTTTCTTTATGAAGGGGTAGGTAAAGCGATTGTTAATCAGAATATATATCCCAAAGGAATTGATTTACTTAGTTCTGACTTATCGAAGGAAAAACAACTAATTGTTTTTTCAACAGAATATATGAATCAATCCATTCAATTAAAATTAATAGAATTTATTAAATCTGGAGGTAGTTTGTTCATTTATCCGCAAATACCAACGAAGGATATGAATGGAGAAGTGTGTACCTACTTGAAAGACTATCTTGATATTGAGATTGTTGATAAAGAGTGGTGGAAATTAACTAATATTCTGGATTATAAAGAGGTCAATGTTGCTTTCACAGAACATTATCAGGTTAATGACGATTGGAAAGAATTAGGAAGTAATGAAAGCAGTAATTATCCACATACTTGTTTAAAGAAAATAGGCAAAGGACAAGTTCTAATCTTTGGATGTGCTATGAAAAATGATTACGCTTATAAAGATGACATTATTAAACGATTGCTTGAGTATATTCAGGTTTATCCATTATCAGAAGTAGATGAGTGGGTAACCATTAATATTAGAGAAGATAAAGATACATTATTATTCTTTATTAACAATCTTGATGAGTATGATAAAACCATCTGTATTAAAGAACTAGCTAATCATCCAATTCATATTCCGATGAGAAAAGGACTTATATTACCAAAACAAATGAAAATAACAGATGAGATTACAATTCTTTATTCAACCCTTGAAATAAAAGAAAAGAAGATTGAGGACAAAAAATGTACAATAGAGTTTGGTTCTGAGAACAAAAACGGATTTGTTAAACTCGAAATTTTAAATCCTGATCTTAATATTTCATCTATCGGTTTTGATCTTATTAAAAAAAATGATCAAACAATTTTATATAAAATCAAAGAAAATTCAAAAAATCTTACAATAATCATTGGTTAA
- a CDS encoding endospore germination permease, whose amino-acid sequence MLDKVRISSFQLALLIIGYILGSATIFNPAFIVASDSWMVVIFSSISGIVLIGIYCYISILNPGKTLIDILISVFGKTLGTVIGFLYIWYFIHLFSLIGDSFIDFNATAVYVETPALFFAVVFGLVTIYRVKKGLEVIARFSEIVIPLMISFTLLIVFALIGEYDVNYFFPVLENGFKPVLKASFFMMTFPFGELVVFLMIFPHLNRQKNIFKISSVSVIIASFLLLLLTISTIMVIGPAMIGRITYPSFISAKFVPEINIEVLTSINLLIGGAIQFSVLLYATCMGISQILKLDDYKPFIIPVIIIAYALSFWLFENTFEHTVWSEKVFPYYSLPFQVFIPLYILIFSIIKNKMKSSN is encoded by the coding sequence ATGCTAGATAAAGTAAGAATTTCTAGTTTTCAATTAGCTTTATTAATAATTGGATATATTCTTGGTTCAGCTACTATATTTAATCCTGCTTTTATTGTAGCTTCTGATTCTTGGATGGTTGTAATATTTAGTTCAATAAGCGGGATTGTATTGATTGGTATCTATTGTTACATATCTATACTTAACCCTGGGAAAACACTAATAGATATTTTAATAAGTGTTTTTGGTAAGACATTGGGTACAGTAATTGGTTTTCTCTATATATGGTATTTTATCCATCTTTTTTCTTTAATTGGAGATTCATTTATTGATTTTAATGCAACTGCTGTTTATGTTGAAACCCCAGCTTTATTTTTCGCAGTTGTTTTTGGTTTAGTGACTATTTATAGAGTAAAAAAAGGTTTAGAAGTTATTGCTAGATTTAGTGAAATAGTAATTCCATTAATGATTTCTTTTACTTTATTAATAGTTTTCGCATTAATAGGTGAATATGATGTTAATTATTTCTTTCCTGTTTTGGAAAATGGATTTAAACCAGTCCTAAAAGCTTCTTTTTTTATGATGACTTTTCCATTTGGAGAATTAGTTGTTTTTTTAATGATCTTTCCACATTTGAATAGACAAAAGAATATCTTTAAAATTTCTAGTGTTTCTGTTATTATTGCAAGTTTTCTATTACTTTTATTAACCATAAGTACCATAATGGTTATAGGACCAGCTATGATAGGTAGAATTACTTATCCAAGTTTTATTAGTGCAAAGTTTGTACCAGAAATTAATATAGAAGTGTTAACAAGTATTAATCTATTAATTGGCGGGGCTATCCAATTTTCCGTATTACTATATGCTACATGTATGGGAATTTCACAAATTTTGAAACTAGACGATTATAAACCATTTATAATACCAGTAATTATAATTGCGTATGCTTTATCTTTTTGGTTATTTGAAAACACTTTTGAACATACGGTTTGGTCAGAAAAGGTATTTCCATACTATTCACTTCCTTTTCAAGTCTTCATCCCCTTATATATATTGATTTTTTCCATTATAAAAAATAAGATGAAATCTTCTAATTAA
- a CDS encoding ribokinase — protein sequence MNKIIVFGSVNTDLVISSPKIPIEGETLKGHDFFTSPGGKGANQAVTASLLGGCVELIGCVGNDYFGIKSLEVLKNSGIETSHIHQIDGAQSGIAMIITVNGDNRIILDSGANKKLKVQHLQQYINQNKVFGDVFVTQLENDVDETIEALKVAKKHGMKTIFNPAPAVKINPVVYQSVDMLVLNQSEAQILTNTYPTDQSGCQAVYKHLSTLGVKMVIITLGSQGSVLVDEKGIKEMKGYQVPVVDTTGAGDAYIGALAYAISNGISVYDSMKLASQVSALVVTKKGAQIAMPTLNEVKNYFKKEDKNE from the coding sequence GTGAATAAAATAATCGTCTTTGGTAGTGTCAACACTGATTTAGTGATATCATCCCCAAAGATTCCTATAGAAGGTGAAACATTAAAAGGACATGATTTTTTTACAAGTCCTGGTGGAAAAGGAGCTAATCAAGCAGTTACTGCTTCTTTACTTGGTGGTTGTGTGGAACTGATCGGTTGTGTTGGTAACGACTACTTTGGTATTAAATCATTAGAAGTATTAAAAAATAGTGGAATAGAAACTAGTCACATCCATCAAATTGATGGAGCCCAATCAGGAATTGCGATGATTATAACAGTTAATGGTGATAATCGCATCATCCTAGATAGTGGTGCTAACAAAAAATTAAAAGTACAACATTTACAACAATATATTAATCAAAACAAAGTATTCGGTGATGTATTTGTTACACAATTAGAAAATGATGTAGATGAAACAATTGAAGCACTTAAAGTAGCTAAGAAACATGGAATGAAAACTATATTTAATCCCGCACCAGCAGTCAAAATCAACCCAGTTGTATATCAAAGTGTTGATATGCTTGTACTCAATCAAAGTGAAGCTCAGATTTTAACTAATACATATCCTACTGATCAAAGTGGGTGTCAAGCTGTTTATAAGCATTTATCTACATTAGGTGTTAAGATGGTCATTATCACGCTGGGTTCACAAGGAAGTGTACTGGTAGATGAAAAAGGGATTAAAGAAATGAAGGGTTATCAAGTTCCTGTTGTTGATACAACAGGAGCAGGAGATGCATATATTGGAGCACTAGCGTATGCTATATCAAACGGAATCAGTGTTTATGATAGTATGAAACTTGCTAGTCAAGTTTCTGCACTTGTTGTGACGAAAAAAGGGGCACAAATTGCGATGCCGACATTGAATGAAGTAAAAAATTATTTCAAGAAGGAGGATAAAAATGAATAA
- a CDS encoding GNAT family N-acetyltransferase yields MIKRFTKEFAMKIVENTLTSQIFSELRNTGPFMPYEEEDIIYALEHSLFNVVIYDEQKAVGIARLIGDNRLTFIIKDVVVLPRYQKMGVGDLLMKQLLKYIDANACANAYIGLMSTPHKEGFYEKYGFIRRPNEKYGAGMVMFYEGGKNK; encoded by the coding sequence ATGATAAAACGTTTTACTAAGGAGTTTGCTATGAAAATTGTAGAAAATACTTTAACTTCTCAAATATTTAGTGAACTGCGAAATACAGGTCCATTTATGCCTTATGAAGAAGAAGATATAATATATGCTTTAGAACATTCTTTGTTTAATGTGGTAATTTACGATGAGCAAAAAGCTGTTGGAATTGCCAGATTAATTGGAGATAATCGTTTGACTTTTATTATTAAAGACGTTGTGGTATTGCCTAGGTATCAAAAAATGGGCGTAGGTGATTTATTAATGAAACAACTGTTAAAATATATTGATGCTAATGCTTGTGCTAATGCTTATATTGGTCTAATGAGTACCCCACATAAGGAAGGATTTTATGAAAAGTATGGTTTTATTCGAAGACCAAATGAAAAGTATGGTGCAGGTATGGTGATGTTTTATGAAGGAGGAAAAAATAAGTGA
- the rihC gene encoding ribonucleoside hydrolase RihC: MNKRPIIIDTDPGIDDAVAIAIALFSDELDVKLITTVAGNVSLDKVTSNALKLLKFWNKKIPVAKGANEPLIRPLEDASSVHGNSGMDGYEFETGDSSLLLKDNAVEAMYKTIMSSEEKITIMPIGPLTNIALLLKVYPQVKEKIEEIVLMGGSVTRGNKGVMSEFNIAIDPEAAKIVFSSGVPIVMAGLDVGWKALVYPEDSAKIKTFNRTGEMIYSLFQHYRGRGLRNGLKMYDSCAVAYLLKPEMFEVVNTFVDVELNGSLTTGTTVVDLKGYLKQPNNAKVCVDIDQEIFKNWLLNALKKCI; encoded by the coding sequence ATGAATAAACGTCCAATTATAATTGACACAGACCCTGGTATTGATGATGCCGTTGCCATTGCCATCGCGTTATTTAGTGATGAATTAGATGTAAAACTAATTACAACAGTTGCTGGCAATGTTAGTTTAGACAAGGTAACATCTAATGCGTTAAAATTATTGAAGTTTTGGAATAAAAAAATACCTGTTGCTAAAGGAGCTAATGAACCGCTCATTAGACCTTTAGAAGATGCAAGTAGCGTTCATGGAAATAGTGGAATGGATGGTTATGAATTTGAAACAGGAGATTCATCACTTCTTCTAAAAGATAATGCAGTTGAAGCAATGTATAAAACCATTATGTCTAGTGAAGAGAAAATTACCATTATGCCAATTGGTCCTTTAACAAATATCGCATTACTTTTAAAAGTATATCCACAAGTTAAAGAGAAAATTGAAGAAATTGTATTAATGGGTGGATCTGTCACTCGAGGAAATAAAGGGGTTATGTCAGAGTTTAACATAGCTATAGACCCAGAAGCAGCAAAAATTGTATTTTCAAGTGGTGTTCCAATTGTCATGGCAGGACTTGATGTAGGGTGGAAGGCTCTAGTATATCCAGAGGATAGCGCTAAAATAAAAACCTTTAATCGTACAGGAGAGATGATATACTCATTATTCCAACATTATCGTGGAAGAGGTTTAAGAAATGGCCTTAAAATGTATGATAGTTGTGCAGTTGCTTATTTACTAAAACCTGAGATGTTTGAAGTGGTTAATACATTTGTTGATGTAGAACTAAATGGTAGTCTAACCACAGGAACAACGGTTGTTGATTTGAAGGGATATTTAAAACAGCCAAATAATGCGAAAGTATGTGTAGATATTGATCAGGAAATTTTTAAAAATTGGTTGCTTAATGCATTGAAAAAGTGTATTTAA
- a CDS encoding endospore germination permease has product MLDKVKISSTQLSLVIIGFIFSESIISNPAIATGSDAWLVIILSLISGIVLIAIYSYISILNPGKTLIDILIDVFGKIGGNIIAVLYIWYFIHLMSLVLRKYLDFISSTIYTQTPIVFVAIILMVITAYRVKSGIEVMVRVAEIWTPIMIFIAILLFFALISKYDINYFFPFLENGIKPVLMASFNMMAFPYGELVVFLMIFPHLNKHKNIFKVASISTIFAAFLMLLVTVRIIMVLGPIMMGRISYPNFISAKFVPDIHIEVFIAINVLLGGATKACIILYSIVMGISQLFKLDDYKPLVMPSTVIVIAITLWLFDSMYEHLSWGKEIYPYYALPFQVIIPIYILFIIIIKNKMKLSK; this is encoded by the coding sequence GCAATTGCTACAGGTTCGGATGCTTGGTTGGTTATTATACTTAGTTTAATTAGCGGAATTGTGTTGATTGCGATCTATTCTTATATATCTATTCTGAACCCTGGGAAAACACTTATCGATATTTTGATAGATGTGTTTGGTAAGATAGGGGGTAACATTATAGCTGTGCTTTATATATGGTATTTTATTCATCTTATGTCTTTAGTTTTAAGAAAATATTTGGATTTTATATCATCTACTATATATACTCAAACACCAATAGTTTTTGTAGCAATTATTTTAATGGTAATAACCGCTTATCGTGTAAAAAGTGGTATAGAAGTGATGGTAAGAGTTGCTGAAATTTGGACTCCAATCATGATTTTTATCGCAATTCTCTTGTTTTTTGCATTAATCAGTAAGTATGATATCAATTATTTTTTTCCTTTTTTAGAAAATGGAATTAAGCCAGTCCTAATGGCCTCTTTTAACATGATGGCTTTTCCTTATGGAGAATTGGTTGTGTTTTTAATGATTTTTCCTCATTTGAATAAACATAAGAATATCTTTAAGGTAGCTAGCATTTCCACCATTTTTGCTGCCTTTCTAATGTTGTTAGTGACAGTAAGAATTATCATGGTTTTAGGACCTATCATGATGGGAAGAATTTCTTACCCTAACTTTATAAGCGCAAAGTTTGTGCCAGATATTCATATAGAGGTTTTTATAGCGATAAACGTTCTATTAGGAGGGGCAACGAAAGCTTGTATAATATTATATTCTATAGTTATGGGAATATCTCAACTTTTCAAACTTGATGATTATAAACCACTTGTCATGCCTAGTACAGTCATCGTGATTGCTATAACATTATGGTTGTTCGATAGTATGTATGAACATCTAAGTTGGGGAAAAGAAATATATCCATACTATGCACTTCCTTTTCAAGTTATTATACCGATTTATATATTATTTATCATAATAATAAAAAACAAAATGAAGTTATCAAAATAA
- a CDS encoding endospore germination permease: MLDKVKISSFQLSVLIIGFTLGSSTIFNPAFMAGSDAWMVIVLSLLSGIVLIAIFSYISILNPGKTLIGILTDVFGKIIGKFIAGLYIWYFIHLLSLVIRNFMEFISATIYYETPMLFISSILVLVCAYKIKKGLEVMARVAELLIPIIIMIIFLLLITLISKYDVSYFFPVLDKGLKPVLKASFLMMTFPYGELVAFLMIFPHLNKQKNVFKIASISVILAGLLLLVVTLRTLLVLGPMMVSRIIYPSFISVKFVPEIHIEVLSAINLLIGGATKGCVLFYSIVMGIAQILKLDDYKPFVLPISTILVGLSLWLYESFYEQLSWAEEIYPFYALPFQIIIPIYVLIISYKRNKKNLNN, from the coding sequence ATGTTAGATAAAGTTAAGATTTCAAGTTTTCAATTATCTGTATTAATCATTGGATTTACGCTTGGTTCATCCACTATTTTTAATCCTGCTTTCATGGCAGGATCAGATGCTTGGATGGTTATTGTTCTTAGTTTATTAAGTGGTATTGTCTTGATTGCTATATTTTCTTATATATCTATTCTTAACCCTGGAAAAACACTAATAGGTATTTTGACGGATGTTTTTGGTAAGATAATAGGAAAATTTATAGCTGGTCTTTATATATGGTATTTTATTCATCTCTTATCGTTAGTTATAAGAAATTTTATGGAGTTTATCTCGGCTACAATCTACTACGAAACACCTATGCTTTTTATTTCATCTATTTTAGTATTAGTATGCGCTTATAAAATAAAAAAAGGTTTAGAGGTAATGGCTAGAGTTGCTGAATTACTGATTCCAATTATTATAATGATAATTTTCTTGTTACTTATTACATTAATAAGTAAGTATGATGTTAGTTATTTCTTCCCTGTTTTAGACAAGGGGTTAAAACCAGTTCTAAAGGCGTCTTTTTTAATGATGACTTTTCCCTATGGAGAATTGGTAGCTTTTTTAATGATATTTCCCCATTTAAATAAACAAAAGAATGTCTTTAAAATAGCTAGTATTTCCGTCATTCTAGCGGGCTTATTATTACTAGTAGTAACCCTTAGAACCTTATTGGTTTTAGGACCGATGATGGTAAGTAGGATTATCTATCCTAGTTTTATAAGTGTAAAGTTTGTTCCAGAAATTCATATAGAGGTTTTGTCAGCTATAAACCTACTAATAGGAGGTGCAACTAAAGGTTGTGTATTATTTTATTCTATTGTGATGGGAATAGCACAAATACTTAAACTTGATGATTATAAACCATTTGTTCTCCCTATTTCAACAATCTTAGTTGGTTTATCATTGTGGTTATATGAAAGTTTTTATGAACAACTGAGCTGGGCAGAAGAAATATATCCATTCTATGCACTTCCATTTCAAATCATTATACCTATATATGTATTGATTATTTCTTATAAAAGAAATAAAAAAAATCTTAATAATTGA
- the dcuC gene encoding C4-dicarboxylate transporter DcuC: MEQFIMWSAAFIAVALVVYMLLIKADIKMTLLGVGLALLYVATILLGNSVAETGNAILDPFQVVVDQFKKILPKAGLIILILGGYSSYMSAIGANEVTVDVLTKPLKGIKSAYVLVPFVFLLGNLLSLVVPSASNLAIILLATLYPVLKKSGMSTLTAAAVIATTATVMPTPLGGDNVAIAEELSQYSDFTGLTASEYVFSYHALVSIPTLILMAVVHYFWQKYQDKKLIAKGIQIEEDVTIDTTKAVEIQGGVLYKTVYALLPIFPIILLLVFYILGTSNVVNVNLSVGLSVLVSFLVAIIAELIRRRFNGKEVFKHTETFFKGMGNGFGIVALLVAASVFVSGLKGIGIVDAIREIMQNNQGQGFVLPLILVLFTALIVILSGSGTALFYSMVPLMYPLAAAAGISALAVTIPMGLAGNLLRAVSPVSAVVVIVAGTTKQNPFNIVKRTSVPMISGVIFMFILSMIMFL; this comes from the coding sequence GTGGAACAATTTATTATGTGGTCCGCTGCTTTTATTGCTGTAGCGTTAGTTGTTTATATGTTACTAATAAAAGCAGATATTAAAATGACATTATTAGGAGTTGGATTGGCATTATTATATGTTGCTACCATATTGTTGGGAAATTCTGTTGCAGAAACTGGAAATGCAATTCTAGATCCATTCCAAGTTGTTGTTGATCAGTTCAAAAAAATCTTACCAAAAGCAGGGCTAATTATTCTAATTTTAGGTGGTTACTCAAGTTATATGAGTGCAATTGGCGCAAATGAAGTGACTGTCGATGTATTAACCAAACCACTAAAAGGGATTAAATCAGCTTATGTTTTGGTACCATTTGTATTCTTACTAGGAAACCTATTATCACTTGTTGTGCCAAGTGCTTCAAACTTAGCAATTATTTTACTTGCTACTCTATATCCTGTATTAAAAAAATCAGGAATGTCTACATTAACAGCAGCTGCTGTCATCGCTACAACAGCAACTGTTATGCCAACACCATTAGGTGGGGACAATGTAGCAATCGCAGAAGAATTATCTCAATATTCTGATTTCACTGGATTAACTGCTTCTGAATATGTATTCAGTTATCATGCACTTGTATCAATTCCAACATTAATCTTAATGGCAGTTGTTCATTACTTCTGGCAAAAATATCAAGATAAGAAATTAATAGCTAAAGGAATCCAAATTGAAGAAGATGTAACAATAGATACAACAAAAGCAGTTGAAATTCAAGGTGGAGTGCTTTACAAAACAGTGTATGCATTATTACCTATATTCCCAATCATTTTATTACTTGTCTTCTATATCTTAGGTACAAGTAATGTAGTTAATGTTAATTTATCAGTTGGATTATCAGTATTAGTCAGCTTTTTAGTCGCAATTATTGCTGAATTAATCCGTAGACGTTTTAATGGTAAAGAAGTGTTTAAACATACTGAAACATTCTTTAAAGGGATGGGGAATGGTTTTGGAATCGTAGCGTTATTAGTAGCTGCCTCTGTATTTGTTTCAGGTCTAAAAGGAATTGGAATTGTTGATGCAATTAGAGAAATTATGCAAAATAATCAAGGTCAAGGATTTGTATTGCCATTAATATTAGTTCTATTCACTGCTTTAATTGTTATCTTAAGTGGTAGTGGAACAGCATTATTCTATTCAATGGTACCACTTATGTATCCACTAGCAGCTGCTGCAGGAATTAGTGCATTAGCAGTAACAATCCCAATGGGACTTGCAGGAAACTTATTACGCGCTGTATCTCCTGTTTCTGCCGTTGTAGTTATCGTTGCTGGTACAACAAAACAAAATCCATTTAATATCGTGAAACGTACGTCAGTTCCTATGATATCTGGTGTTATATTCATGTTTATATTATCAATGATCATGTTCTTATAA
- a CDS encoding LacI family DNA-binding transcriptional regulator: protein MTTIKDVAKEVGVSVTTVSLVLNHKSVRVSEATRKKIFEVAEKLKYTPNFAARSLVSKESKTIGLIIPDIENAFFSSLYKSIEDYARSLGYMVLLMNNNDSHQTNLEVIDLLLNRHIDGLLLVISNESYQEQYQEEMKRVLLNLSIPLVMVDRVFDDSYVNKVHFDNQLGGYLATRHLIDHGHKKIACITGPKDTKSSEKRLKGYYQAMKEANLTINEDLLLEGDYHFDSGRIRMNELLNKDLTGIFAFNDLMAYGAIFSIYDVNKDIPDDYSIIGYDHFLLATLLNSQLDSIEQNSKILGEEACKILFSEIKNKTEDRQNICLEPVLFKSGSVKEI, encoded by the coding sequence ATGACAACTATTAAAGATGTTGCAAAAGAAGTGGGGGTATCTGTCACAACTGTTTCTTTGGTTTTAAATCATAAATCAGTTCGTGTATCAGAAGCAACAAGGAAAAAGATATTTGAAGTGGCAGAAAAACTTAAATATACTCCAAATTTCGCTGCTAGAAGTTTAGTATCGAAAGAATCAAAGACTATAGGTCTTATAATTCCTGATATTGAAAATGCATTTTTTTCAAGCTTATATAAGTCGATTGAGGATTATGCTCGTTCTCTTGGTTACATGGTATTATTAATGAATAATAATGATTCTCATCAAACCAACCTTGAAGTGATTGATTTATTATTAAATAGACATATTGATGGTTTATTACTTGTTATTTCTAATGAGTCTTATCAAGAGCAGTATCAGGAAGAAATGAAACGTGTCCTATTAAATTTATCAATTCCTTTAGTTATGGTTGACCGTGTATTTGATGATTCCTATGTAAATAAGGTTCATTTTGATAATCAATTAGGAGGGTATTTAGCTACCAGGCACCTTATTGATCATGGTCATAAAAAAATTGCTTGTATTACTGGTCCGAAAGATACGAAAAGTTCAGAAAAAAGGTTAAAGGGGTACTATCAAGCAATGAAAGAAGCTAATTTAACGATTAATGAGGACCTATTGCTAGAAGGTGATTATCACTTTGATAGTGGTAGAATACGAATGAATGAATTGTTAAATAAAGATTTAACTGGAATTTTTGCTTTTAATGATTTAATGGCTTATGGTGCGATTTTCTCTATATATGATGTAAATAAAGATATCCCAGATGACTATTCAATTATTGGGTATGACCATTTTTTACTGGCAACTCTACTTAACTCACAATTAGATTCAATTGAACAAAATAGTAAAATATTAGGTGAGGAAGCGTGTAAAATTTTATTTTCAGAGATTAAAAATAAAACCGAAGACCGACAAAATATTTGTTTAGAACCAGTATTGTTTAAAAGTGGTAGTGTAAAAGAAATATAG